From Hydra vulgaris chromosome 07, alternate assembly HydraT2T_AEP, a single genomic window includes:
- the LOC100215353 gene encoding 7SK snRNA methylphosphate capping enzyme isoform X2 gives MKRVNVEKDCKFKYGNYNRYYGYRNENTDVDKRIFLLQKDWFEGKSCLDIGCNVGHFTLYIAKFFEPKQIKGVDIDFNLIKAARANILHYIDNKNSQSPKVKKSNESNESNQKDDKAKQIVNESLVVNGEQFNGCLEKKDEQSLKLHEDITKCKHDENSSSNCIHNGNGNVQAELLKREQKFPYNVTFITENFVPSSENLLKYTKEEYDIIICLSVTKWVQLNSGDEGLKLMFRKIFKLLNPGGKFLLEPQPYKSYKRRKNLSTEIRNNYDNIKLKPEDYINFLISEVGFTSYTQLDTLKHDKQGFERPVYLLTKASTAL, from the exons ATGAAACGAGTTAACGTAGAAAAAGATTGTAAGTTTAAATATGGCAATTATAACAGGTATTATGGTTATCGAAATGAAAACACTGATGttgataaaagaatttttttactcCAAAAAGATTGGTTTGAAGGAAAATCATGCTTGGATATTGGTTGCAATGTAGgacattttactttatatattgcaaagttttttgagccaaaacaaattaaaggtgttgatattgattttaacttaattaaagcTGCTCGTGCAAACATACTTCATTATATTGACAACAAAAACTCTCAGAGTCCaaaggttaaaaaaagtaatgaatcAAATGAATCTAATCAAAAAGACGATAAAGCTAAGCAAATAGTAAATGAATCTTTAGTTGTTAATGGTGAACAATTTAATGGCTgcttagaaaaaaaagatgaacaatcattaaaattacaTGAAGATATTACAAAGTGCAAGCATGACGAAAATAGTTCATCCAACTGCATTCACAATGGCAATGGAAATGTGCAAGCAGAACTCCTAAAAAGAGAACAGAAATTTCCATACAATGTCACTTTCATTACT gaaAACTTTGTACCATCGtctgaaaatcttttaaaatacacAAAAGAAGAGTAtgacattattatttgtttgagCGTTACAAAATGGGTGCAACTAAATTCAGGAGATGAAGGTTTGAAACTTATGTtccgtaaaatatttaaactacttAATCCTGGCGGCAAATTTCTTTTGGAGCCCCAGCCATACAAATCATATAAACGAAGGAAAAATCTTTcg acTGAAATTCGTAATAATTACgataatattaaacttaaacCGGAGGATTATATTAATTTCTTGATTTCTGAAGTTGGCTTTACATCATATACACAACTTGACACACTCAAGCATGACAAACaag gCTTTGAAAGACCAGTGTATCTCCTAACTAAAGCTTCGACAGCATTGTAA